In Ptychodera flava strain L36383 chromosome 6, AS_Pfla_20210202, whole genome shotgun sequence, the sequence aacattcccaggaaaatgtatcatacatataaaaggaataaaaacataaaagacgtcctcgttcaagcaaaaattcGAATGCCAGGTGACGAACACAtgattttacaggttttttctttcgtttttttttacttcagtgtttacgtagctctaaaaagtttagggtcggcaggcaaaaaatagggtagatcgggttatcggaacagctcaatattttttctttggccTAATAACCAACAGCTTGACAAGAAGTGAAAAAACAAGAATTGGAAGAAATGAAGCAAAATCAAAGACCAACACTCAAAAATATAGATCAAATAATGAAAAACCGAATAACCGAGAAAATCAGTGTTGGGAAGCTACACCACTAGAAAATAATAGATATATAATGATAGACAGTCAAGAAGTATCATGCCTGAGGTTGCtgtattcagattcagattcggaGTCATTATTTTTACCGCATATTATAAATTATAATGTAATCATCATGGATGCAATTGAATGGTTCTTCTACATGACATATGTGCCCATTCTCAATGGCTGAGACTGCACTGCCCACCAAGGTGTGGAAGAGTTATCAAAGTTTACAGACATAGAAAACAATGTGGATTCAATTGTAGACAAGAAGAAAATCTGTACGTGATATTGTAGACAAGAAGAAAATCTGTACGTTAAGAAAAAAACAAGTCTTCTTACACATCCACGAAACAGTCTCTTTCTCCATTCTGTACAGTATAGTACAATTCAGTGCACTTTCCCTTCTTTTATACAGGTTCGACTACAGACACAACCTGCCCCAGCGCCTGGAGCAAGTCCTATGTTCAAAGGCACATGGGATTGTTTTATAAAGACTGTGAGAAATGAAgtaagtttgttttttgttccTTCTTGCATATATCTGATGTGGGACAGGCTGATCTTATGTACTATGAAGTTATCCCACATTATCGAGGATTCAAGGATGTGGGCTGCGTCGCACAAGTCAAAGACAATTGTGATGCAGCCTGCATCCCCACAATGAAGCAGTGATAATGTGAGATAACCTATCAAGAATTAGAATGAAGTTTGAATttgctcattataatatgcttagctggaatccggcaatctgattggctggagccagggtttatattctcaacaagaaagACCTGCACGCTGCggaacatttttgagctcgcgcaaatttcgaacgccaacttgagagctcaatgcgccataatgtcgaacaagtctatggctgagattgattttgattgttaaatttagtctagtgcagcttgtcgaaccaacaaatgaagagtttctgtaagcagcggaggctatgtaacaacaacataatttcaaaaagtttTTGAGCGTTTCttttgaagtaaaattcttcaagttcgatgtctaatccCGATATCAATGCGTTGCGTAActgtattttatgaattcaactgtgcacacgcacgcgcgcgttctgaaacgttctttgTAGAGTTTGTGtgaggctgggcgctcctgaactctcgttccaacttgggccctaaataacgacattgtccacttgtttttatctttagcatattataatgaggttataaacggctcgcttgccgtttataacctctaaaaaTTTGATGGAACTATGTTTTGATTGTCTACCACTAAACTGGGCGCATTAATAACAGttgtttacaacagctgatcaagGTCACCTAGCGTCTGTGTCACTGTACCATGTCATGTCCATGGGTCCACAAAGGGTCAATGCCATTATATTTACTGAAGTTTATTAGTTACCAGGGCTCCCTTTTGGAATTTAGAAAATTGTTAGCCATTCAATTAGCCAAATACCGAAAACTTTCAGCCAGTTTGAGCAATCATTATTCAATTCACCAAAATATGGAAAATTCATCTTAGTCGAATTACATATAGAAACATGAGGGTATGCAGTGTGTTGTTGAGAAACAGTTTAATGTATTATACTCACGAAAATACACGTTGTCAAGGTTGCGTCTGATTTATGAAGGGGCTTTTCCATTGAAAAGGGTTACATGGGCAACTCTGATAAAAATAAACTGCATAATGGAATCAATAGATAGTGTCTGGTACATAAGAGAGCAGTGATACACTGTACAGTGCTAGTATTGAAAGTATCTCTGTTCACCAGCTTGATTGCCAAATTAACTGTGTTGTAGCCATTTAAAATTTTTTGTCGCAGTTGGCAAACCGTCGATTGGGTAGAGGCAGCCCTGGTTCCATGGAATCCGTTTACCCTACCAGTGGATAACTGATGCCAGAATATGGCCAATATGACCATGCAAGGGGGTAGGGGAAATATAATGCATGACATTGGATCGTGATTGATATTTTATGGTTCAGGTGTGATTTCACTTTCACAATTATACTCACAAAAGTTGAGATCTCTCTACAGTTATGCATTTATTAACTCTTCTCTGGTTTGTATTTCTCTTTGGCTATGAAATAAAGTGACGTTTAACTAATCAATTCTTTGTATGTTACAACATACTCAATACAAGGAAACTGATCGTCAGCGATCTTCAGAAGTGCTGATCAGATCTGCAGGTCTGTGTCTCCCTGCATGTGCAGCCTTAATGGTGACAGGCTATTTACAGTATCCTATGAGTATGGAGCTCAAAATACCCTTTCTATACAACAAAATAACACATTAGCATGTGTCCTGAAACCATTATCCCTGTTTTCCTTAAATTTCAAAACCCCTAACTTTTCGGGATCAGACATGACCAATTAGCAGGGAAGTTTTTGTTCTATTGTGATACTGGGCCAGGGTCTTGAAATTAGTTTTAGCACACCCAAAAAGTTGATGAATTGTAGGCCGTATCAGAGCCAGTAATACTGATATGGttatgggtatatgataaagtacaGGATCTAATACATGTACGGTGAGCCTTGCCTTACTTTTagcaaaagaagaaaaaaaaacattagacATTACTGAAGCTGGGTATGGCATTATCATAAATTATTTTTGTGAGACTTGCTTTGTTATAGACATGCTTCAAACATCACATGAAACTATCATGTAAAACAGTAGTCAACTGAATTAAATGTCTGGCACCAACATGCACAGACATAAATATTAAGAAAATTTCAGGCAGTTCATATACTGTTCGTAAAGGTTTTTCAACCATTCATCTGATAGAAATATGAATTTGATGATTAATATACTAGAAATACTagaatttttacattttcagtttATACCAACCACGCCTCTCTATGCAGCTCCCTTTGATAAAGTTTCAGACCGTAATGAGAGTTATAGAAGATGTGTAATGCTCTGATAATTGAAGATTTTGCGAAGCTTATCCATAGTTTGAatcaaatgaagtcaatttcaccaaaatattatGCGAAAATATGTAACCTTCTCCATTTTATACAGCCACTCGATGCCTTGCTTTCAGCTCATGCTAATGTATACCGTAATACACACCATTTGCCAAATGTCAATACAGCAATTGTTGCTcatttttgctgtcttttgacaAGACCTTTGTAAGAAAATTACAATATAGAAACAATCCCAGATGTGGGGTTTGTTAAAAGGTACAGTGTTCAATGCAGCAGGAATTATTAGTTTATTTGGGGCAATTAAAGAGGTCATGTCTTGGCATGGCATAGAAATTCCCACTTTCCTTCTGGTATACTGTCATGCGCCCATGTTGGTTTTGTATCAGAAACAGATTCATTATATtcattacagaatttttttcccctgTAATTTTAATCATGATGATAGAAAATTAGCATGGTAGCTACATTTGAAAGCGATGAAAGCAGAATAGTACAGGTACCATCACTTGTTtattcatgcaaatttcactatcaGAGTGTGCAACAATGTCCTGCATAAATTTTTGTTAGTCCGCCGGCATGTCAATTTGGTTCAGAGGACGCACTGCAGCCCATCCAAGCACAGAAATGACTTTTGTTGGCAAAAGTCATGTATATTGAAAGCTTCAAGATCACTCTGTGTAAATTTTGTTGTGTCAACTGTGTTGAATACCTTGACGTGCCTTCCAACCTGCTTCAGAGCAGAACTGAAGAGCGATATGACATACATACAGTATCAACATCACAGAACTTGTAGCCGCACTTTGCAGCATGCGGCAAACTTTGCAGTAACTGTGCGTACATTCATACTGTATGTAGTTTCAGACTTAAGTCAGTGAAAAACTTGTGCCAAAAAAGCTTACAATTGCAAACCCCTGTCTACATACAGTATGACAAAGTTATATTTACAACtgtgtcatttgtttttttgcatTGTGGTGAATTTTGATAATGTACATTACATGTACTTCACGACTTTGAAATGATAAACACATAGCCACCCTGACTCTGTTTCATGTCTGCATATATTATAGGCTACTGAAAACAGTATACAGTGTATCTTGCTGGTATTTCTTTCTTTAAGTTCAACGTCCATCCCACAAAATACACATCTATCTGTACACATTTCCTGTTGGTTTCCCAGTTTCCATCCATGTCTCAACTATTTTGTCTGTGCATTGTGTATTGTGCATACTGTACAGTAAATGAGCTTCACAAACAGTGTTTTTGAGATTGGGTACATGCCTatacatgcacatgcacatgcaAATTAATTTCATACCATGTAACCCAAACATACACATCTATCAAAGCACATAAATTCAACTATCTATAAATGCAATTACTATAGGaacatttttatgtcaattattcatcttcaatgCATCTTCCTATAATTTGTGTAATGGCTTGACGTATCTTTTATTCTCCTAGGGTGTATTGGGACTCTATAAGGGTATGGCAGCTCCGGTCGTTGGAGTGGCTCCGATATTTGCAATTTGTTTCTTTGGGTTTGGGGTTGGCAAGAAACTCCAGCAGAAAAACCCAAATGAGCCACTGACGTAAGTATCATATTTACTGGTGTGATCTCATACACATGTCAGCTGTAAGGACAAGGgggaattttattgcaaatgaaaacattaaaacatGATGGGAGGTGAAGGCAGAACATCATTGGGACACCATATTGTAGTTGAAGGATTAACggttttttaaccctttcacccccagttccctgtgtactggtccaactttaccatagaaaacaatggatttgggaaaaccatagtggtgaaagggttaagtcatACTGGTACACGCATTATTAAATGTTGAATGTCTTCTGGTGGTGCTTGAATTTTGCAAGCTACTGTACTGCCATGTATAGGTAGTTATACATTCTGTATGTACACTTCGCTGTGGGGGCagcaaagtacatgtatttgcaagTTTGTAGTTTTGAAGTTGATATGATCACAATTATGCCTGGGTAATTCTTTCAGTGTTACATAAACTACACACTTTGCATCAGTGGTGTCAGATATGACACAAGCTGAAAATACCAGTCCGGAGTTCTCCCAAGGAATTTTTGATAGCATAGTGGctaatttacaaaacaatataGATCATTGTTAGGTCCAggaatttctatttttttgacaagtgTAGTGGCCATTATGGTTTAATTGCTTTGGGAAAAATACCGCTCAGTAAATATGTATATACTAATATTATAAAAAGATGGACTAACAATAGTTATTGTTATATCATGCATGTCTGTGTactattacatatgtaccacagtttattTGCATCGAAGCGCGTGCGTACatgtactaccggtatttgcactgaagtgcaatacatgtaccaaaacattatgccgcttctttatgttaatgagtatttaccaattttgacccagaactatttttgtttgtaacaaGAAAAATTGTCGTCTAcgagatttcatttcactttagTTCCATGCTAGTTATCGTAAAATGGATGACATTACCGATAAAAAACtatgacaaagaaaattgcatgtactaatcgtagtgtgaggatgatttttattatccggaagagcagtttgtcGTCAGCAAAGcgaaaacattgacaacgggcAGATGTCGGCGCAGCCCCAGATACATGTGGTTTGATACACGGCGgccgtcatgcatcaaaacacACGTACCTGTGTGCGCAGCGGAGCCAGTtaaacataaacattttcagagactttttgccagtagttttcgCACCagacattccctgtttacaatcCTTAAGAATATTTAGAAGGTCATTTTTGCGTGCAGTTTactctgtgcttgtgtgtcctacacactattgataacagtgagcgctgtgtgccacggtgaacactgaaatttgatcgtttgACAAGTTACttttgccgtatcttactcttaaaatTCCCGTAAAAATCTTTGAACCTTTATTTGTATCTATCATTTAGAAGAAGTTCAatctcaaaatgtgaaaaaattaaagCCGTTCCagttcaaagttctcttcgttcAACTATCTGTGGCATGTGGCATGTTGCTACGTATGTGTGAGTGATCACAAGCAGAGTTCGAGCCCTCCGACTTTCCTCTGACATCATCcgtgataaacaagtaaacaatagtttagccaatcaaaatagagggtgtggcggcgttgaccaatggaaagtgaaagctgatttgatgcctcattacagtgatgtcaatttTATGTAACTCCGCAGGGTCGAGCTGAAGCTAATGAAATTGCGTTAAAGgatttgacagacaagtagtacggACGACTAATCGTCAATTCTCTTGCTGAATGATGCAAATTAAAGATATATACAGGGAAATGTTAGTCAGGGGCGTTATAGAGTGATGAATTTATGTGGGACGGTATGAACTCATTTCATATGTGGTTAGAAAGAATGTCGTGATATGGAAGCAAAATGCTGAAGAAGTTGGCAGGCTTTTCTTTAAAGTACCTGTAGCATATGAGTTGTTCACAAAAGTAACCATCAATTATTGCCCGTAATGGTTAGGTCCAAATGACAATTGTCGTCAAACTTGAAGATTACATCCATGCAAAATAAACATACATTGCATTGTGCTTTGAATATATGATGTATAGTTATAGTCATTCAGTGCTCATGTTAGTATTAATTCCTTAGATGTACAAACTCAAAGGACAAAATATCACTATCATCAATATTGTCATTAATGTTCGCTTTTTCTCCTGAAATTGATCAGATACCCACAGTTGTTCAAGGCTGGGATGTTAGCTGGCGTTTTCACCACTGTCATCATGGCACCCGGTGAACGAATCAAGTGCCTTCTACAGGTAATGTATATGTCTGTGTATGAACAATCAACTAAAATCCACATGTATGACTTGCATTGGAACATTTCAACCTTAGTTTTGCTATCCTGCAACTATTATCCATTTCTTTCAACCCTTTAAAGCGCAATGTTACTTcttgggtggagggactgtgctgcaACTCTACTGCTATTGTTTTTGCTCAGCAAAGGTTGATTCCTGTTAGGTAGAATGTGCAACTCacgacagatattcagacttgcAAACTACTGCAATGCTCATCTGGTCTATCACTTTTGGGATTTGGGGGTTGTGTTGTGAGGGGAGGGCCCATTTTGATGCTCAAACAATAAATATGtaagctgttgtttgctccccagggagttgagtggtatcaaattaggtccagtgaccaggggtaataataattggaaagcgccttgagcacatgtacttgtggatatgtgcgctatataagaattcattattattaaatatagttttctctagcatatttaaaaatctcctttaggaaagtttgagcaaatgtttaagtcttgaATCTCGAGGTGTGAACTACTGCACAGAGATGGGGTGAGGATGGAGTAGGGGTCTGATTTGTGGAAAGCTTATTTTCTGCTATGGTCTTTGGTTTCTCTTCTGCTATAGGTTTGGCTGTACAGCCATGACACGCATTATTCCAGCCACATTTCCAatcttcaaatattttacaatgaatAGTCTCAGTGTCGTGAGATGCTCTCTCTAACTGCAAGTGATGAAAACTAAAAGAGAATGTCTATGCTCTCTTGGGGCAATAATGTATTCGATGAAAAACCCCGGAGTTTTTTTATGCTTTTTGTCAATGTTTATAGATTCAACAAGCTCAGGGAACAGCAAAATACAAGGGACCAGCCGACTGCGCCAAACAGATCTACAGAGAGTCTGGTTTATTCCGAGGTATTTACAAAGGTACCGCAGCAACTCTGCTAAGAGGTAAGATTACAGCCTTTGTAGTAACTCTCAGAATGCACATATCAAACTAATCAAAGCTCTGTGATGTCAGGACATGCATCAATTGTTGTAATCTCAAGGATTTAACATACAGCTTGAAAGTTTAACCAGTCCCCATTTTGACCTCCTAAAATGCCAATCACTAAACTGCCCCGCCCAGTGTTTTTGACTCGATCGATTATTTGTGCTCTCGGGGTAAATCCCTGACTTTTTAAAGTATTTATCCCAGACTctcattagtccccacggacaccgtccggggggacttataggtttggtcatgtccgtgcgtgcgtgcgtgtgtctgtgcgtccgtccgtccgtgcgtccgtccgttcacgcagatatctcagagatgcctggagcaatttcattcaaacttggtacaaggattacttcatatgtcatacagatgcacgtcgatttgtttcgtgatacgatccaatatggctgccaggcggccattttgttacgattttttcatgtacagagcaacaactcaggcatgtttcaactgattttattcaaagttgatacaaggacattgaccaatgtcatagatatgcacttcaattttttggtgatacaatccaatatggccgccgtgcggccattttgttacgattttttcatgtacagagccataactcaggcgtatctcaatcgattttattcaaagttggtacaaggacattgacctatgtcatacatatgcacgttaatttgttttgcgatacgatccaatatggccgccaggcggccattttattatgattttttcatgtacagagccattactcaggcatgtttcaacagaatttattcaaagttggtacaaggacattgaccaatgtcatagctatgcacatcaatttgttttgtgatacgatccaatatggccgctgtgcggccattttgttacgattttttcatgtacagagccataactcaggcatatctcaaccgattttattcaaacttggtacaaggacattgacctatgtcatacacatgcacattgatttgttttgtaatacgatccaatatggccgccgtgtggccattttattgcgtttttttcatgtccagaaccataactcagacatgtatcaagcgatttattcaaagttggtaaaaggagattgaccaatgtcatacatatgcacgttaatttgttttgtgatacgattggtcatacatatgcacgttaatttgttttgtgatacgattcaatatagctgctgtgcggccattttgttatgattttttcatgtcctgacctcagacatgtatcaagcgaatttattcaaaagtatttttatcacagtatttttatcacagacctaatgaagaggactctatcctctctgaggacctgtaatcaaagtacccattaacaagtggggactgtgtcatcaacgatgacttatttttgtgttgttttctcATCCCAGAGATTGTTAGAGGTGTTAGGTATGAAGTTACATTGTAGGAGCttcatcaaaagtttcacaGCAAGTAACAGATAGTACATGTATGATATTATCATTGTCTCTGTCCCTTACAGATGTTCCAGCCAGTGGTGTATATTTCATGGTGTACGAGTGGCTGAAGACGTCCCTTACACCAGAAGGCAAGAAGTGAGTTTctcttgaaatttatttgttcCTCTTCAGACCCTCAAGTATCATATTGTTTGCTGTCATCATGATCACAATCGTGGACCATCAGAGCTGAGcattaaagtttaaattttcagagacagtgtttttttgtctttcactcATAGATTTCTCTCGGTTTTCACTGTAATGTACAAGTGTTTTTGCACATTTTTAGAGCCAATTTATGAATATCTGAAATTCTTTTGACTCTAAGCCATACCAATACACTGGAAAAGGTTTTCTTGTGTTAGCggaaaacatattttcaatctATTGGACACTGATTTGTCAACCATTATGTTACAATGATGGGATTGTACTATCTGATCACATACCAAGATATAGGGCTTGCCAAAATGGTAGTAATACATGTATACCAGGTTCATTTTCAAGTGCTGGTAATTGCTCAACTGAAGTCTTTGTTATCATGAAAatgaaggacttaaacttttactcaaactttcctcaagcaaactttcaactgttgtctttcaaaatcaagaatagaaatcggggtcactgtgcaaattttggtaccagagaaacacatttaatatttgaaactcaaaatggccgccaaacaTGTGTTATCTGTATTGGGGCAAactaaaattcctgattttcacaaaactaagccagcAAAAACTATATTTACaccaaaaacatcaaaatgatccccaacaagtggtagaccaaaagaaaagtgtaaaagttttagactcaatctgaatatctgtccccaaggcacactCTACCATAATTACTGATTAAGATAACGGTAGATAATCCAAAAATATGGTACAGATAGTCAAGTACAGTCCATCTTGGCCATTATGTACTTTTTCTGCCGAGTAAGCGGTAACATGAGAAAGCAATTATTAGTCTTTGAAGAGTTTCAGAGAAACAAATCCAGGACTTTGCAGTCAGCaacttcatacatgtacatgtacatgtaatcttGCTTTCTGCATTATCACACAGGTTTGATGAATTGAGTGTTGGCACAATATTGTTCGCTGGCGGTATGGCTGGTgtatttaattggatggttgctATTGGTCCAGACACACTGAAATCTAGACTACAGACAGGTAAATACACAGTTATGCAGAGATTTGAGATTCATTAAATAGattcacatttaaaaaaatcgaaATTGTAAATATAGCATTGCATTgcaaaactaaaatattcatttaattttaattagtCTGTTCCTTCAAAGCAAAATATTTGACTGTTTTTGGAGCCTTTCATTTATAAActcaacatatcattttaaaattcaatattgCAAGGTATCTGTTATTGTAAGCATGTCATCTGATTTTGTATATCCTACTTTAGGCAGTCAGTAGAAAATAGATTTCATCAGAACATTGCACTAAGATTAAACCTGCAAATACCTCTATTGATCACATGCACCAGAAAAACTCAGTTTGATAATAATTATGGCAGTCaggttaaagctccataagctgcatcttttggctattttttcagaacatttgttttgtggtttccctacactttctgcattgaatccctaaactgtaatttaatgccaagtatttagcatatcaacacaacctatatgagtataatctccattgttattgttgaaaattgtattcaagtctggactagaattcatttgtaaacaataaacaatgatatacaagctgagttgacaaaaagaatacttgaaatttcagcatgataaatggattagggtcagacgTGGTAGTTGATGTACAGaaacagaatactgaaaaacttgccacaagttacagcttatgtccctttaatgcaAAACGTGTACCAATGAATATTCATGGTCTTACACGAAGATTTTACTCTGTTTGAATATAACGATgtatcacattttttcatgaaagtgatttcaacaaaaatgtcaGCTGTGACCTTCTTGTATAGATGCAGTGATTACCAGAATCTTGTCAATATTgttctcttttcaaaattgCATAGAAAGATCATTTCAAGAAAACACAAATGAAaccaaaatacataaaatatggATTACTGACTATTTTGCATCACCAGGGGTGAAAAAGTCCAGTAGTGTGAGGTCAAGGGCCACCAAGTGTTTGTCTAGGACCTCATGTATTGTTTTGCTGTAACTAGTCCTTTGGACTAAAAGCAGGACCAGCAGACAAAGTTGCAGGACCATTGGATTTATTCAACCGTggtcaaactttgataaaagCGATGCCACGGTTTTCATTACAGATACATGTACTGATGCTAAAAAGGTTGATGTATTTCCTGAcataaagtttttaaaatttgatctgtttttgagaaaatactAATTTTTTGTTCCTGTCACATTTCTACCAGCTCCGGAGGGAAAATATCCCAAGGGTATCCGTAGCGTGTTTGTCGATCTTGTGAAGAATGAGGGTTTCCTCGGCATTTACAAGGGTATCACTCCTGTTATGCTGAGGGCGTTTCCAGCTAACGCTGTAAGTACTCTCAAATAGTTTTCTTCCCACTcagcaaggaaaaaaaaatccactGCTGTAACAGATTCTTTGCATCTGTTGTTACAAATCTATGATGTGTGTCTGTCTCGGCAAAGATGGTATAGATCGTCATCTTCAATAGTGGTGATACAGGGCATTAATTTTATTCCTTGTATCAGTGGTTGCTGGACATGTCTGGAAA encodes:
- the LOC139135454 gene encoding mitochondrial carnitine/acylcarnitine carrier protein-like; protein product: MAEISPAKNFLAGGFGGVCLVVTGHPLDTIKVRLQTQPAPAPGASPMFKGTWDCFIKTVRNEGVLGLYKGMAAPVVGVAPIFAICFFGFGVGKKLQQKNPNEPLTYPQLFKAGMLAGVFTTVIMAPGERIKCLLQIQQAQGTAKYKGPADCAKQIYRESGLFRGIYKGTAATLLRDVPASGVYFMVYEWLKTSLTPEGKKFDELSVGTILFAGGMAGVFNWMVAIGPDTLKSRLQTAPEGKYPKGIRSVFVDLVKNEGFLGIYKGITPVMLRAFPANAACFLGFEVAMKFLNWAAPNL